One region of bacterium genomic DNA includes:
- a CDS encoding serine/threonine protein kinase, with protein GKLIHHPNVVKIYGAGSSETRRFITMEMVEGKTLKQLIREKGALPVDETLRMALHIAEGLKEIHRHGVVHRDLKSENVLLRSAGSLVIMDFGLARIKGMTSAAARDQLVGTLAYMSPEQSLGKEVDHRSDIYSFGVIMYEMLYGEMPFIANNEMELILAIHNETPPRLVAAVQTPYSELIRICLAKSPEQRFGDVQMLMNNLGTLRVK; from the coding sequence GGTAAATTGATACACCATCCGAATGTCGTGAAAATATACGGAGCGGGATCGAGCGAAACGCGTCGGTTCATCACGATGGAAATGGTGGAAGGCAAGACATTGAAGCAGTTAATTCGTGAAAAAGGCGCGTTACCTGTGGATGAAACTCTGCGAATGGCACTTCATATTGCCGAGGGGTTGAAAGAGATTCACAGGCATGGTGTTGTTCATCGCGACCTCAAGTCGGAGAATGTATTACTGCGTTCAGCCGGAAGTTTGGTGATCATGGATTTTGGGTTGGCTCGGATTAAAGGTATGACATCGGCGGCGGCGAGAGATCAACTTGTGGGTACGCTAGCGTATATGAGTCCGGAGCAGAGCCTTGGTAAAGAGGTAGATCATCGTTCAGATATATATAGTTTTGGCGTGATCATGTATGAGATGCTATATGGAGAGATGCCTTTTATTGCGAATAATGAGATGGAGTTGATATTGGCGATTCACAACGAGACCCCGCCACGACTGGTAGCGGCAGTGCAGACTCCATACTCGGAACTTATCCGAATATGTCTCGCTAAAAGTCCAGAACAACGCTTTGGGGATGTGCAAATGCTAATGAATAACCTTGGAACATTGAGAGTGAAATAA
- a CDS encoding nucleoside 2-deoxyribosyltransferase, protein MKLNLYLSASIINAPINSHFKSKLDEKRISLILPQEFTFPDIPHSQFPKKIYEQCISEMENSDAGIILLDAFGIDCASEAGWYAARNKPLIGIVQANCRFFQNWMVKGNLNGLLCLDKAIYDAALRDTMLTTIPILFTNDSHDLTDKIFEIYDKIIQKSFLTQSLNLNPLSWRTYEKK, encoded by the coding sequence ATGAAACTAAATTTATACCTGTCAGCAAGTATCATAAACGCGCCTATAAATTCTCATTTTAAATCAAAGTTGGATGAGAAACGAATATCACTGATTCTTCCTCAAGAATTCACCTTTCCAGATATACCCCATTCTCAGTTTCCCAAGAAAATTTATGAACAATGTATTAGTGAAATGGAGAACTCCGACGCAGGTATTATCCTATTAGATGCCTTTGGAATCGATTGCGCAAGTGAAGCAGGTTGGTATGCAGCTAGAAACAAACCATTGATTGGAATTGTTCAGGCAAATTGTCGTTTTTTCCAAAACTGGATGGTTAAAGGTAATTTAAATGGATTACTTTGTTTAGATAAAGCAATCTATGATGCAGCACTAAGGGATACCATGCTTACTACAATTCCTATACTATTTACGAATGATTCTCATGATTTGACTGATAAAATTTTTGAGATCTACGATAAAATTATTCAAAAATCTTTTCTTACACAATCTCTTAACCTCAATCCATTATCATGGAGGACTTATGAAAAAAAATAA
- a CDS encoding sigma-54-dependent Fis family transcriptional regulator, protein MIKIYESLQDLQVKIDETFKELSQGFNKVNGAITQKNLPAAESALNDLFKAFMSRTRAINAQSASVGADIKKIESQCAEISAEKEQFKALYNSGIAMTTQGELQGLITFAMDQMTYHLRAERGFLILVDEHGEREYFVSKNFDGQNIDDPAAEVSTSVIQKTLDALQPIKVDDDTLSESIMKQGSFVRLGLRAVMSVPIIFRKKLLGVVYLDRREETKGFSDNDLAFLMAFSRQIAFRVNELKEQQHVHTEYERRDRNRLQSLREKYNFSEIIGKSERLVKVLELAGKVASSEVTVLIQGESGTGKELIARAIHFNSDRYEHKFIAINCGAIPSELLESELFGYESGAFTGAVKTKIGKFEAAHRGTLFLDEVAELSMNLQAKILRVLQTKELERLGSTETRKIDLRIISASNKNLQQMVREGKFREDLYYRLKVVEIELPALRERKEDIHLLVSFFVQKYGEQRIQSVSEDAMDILENYAWHGNIRELENVIQRAIILSSGAQIEVQDLPPEIVSKTESGYKVDKDLSLEDAETDFRRWFVLRALRKSNNNKSKAAEMLGINRTHFFRMLNQLGISDSE, encoded by the coding sequence ATGATCAAAATTTATGAAAGCCTGCAGGATTTGCAGGTCAAAATAGACGAAACGTTCAAAGAGCTATCGCAGGGATTTAATAAAGTCAACGGCGCGATCACGCAAAAAAACCTTCCCGCCGCCGAATCCGCACTCAATGATCTTTTTAAAGCGTTTATGTCGCGTACCCGTGCGATAAACGCCCAGTCGGCGTCGGTCGGCGCGGACATCAAAAAAATAGAATCCCAGTGCGCTGAAATATCCGCCGAAAAAGAACAATTCAAAGCGTTGTATAATTCCGGCATCGCGATGACGACGCAAGGCGAATTGCAGGGACTGATCACATTTGCGATGGATCAGATGACCTATCATCTTCGCGCGGAACGTGGTTTTCTGATTTTGGTGGATGAGCACGGAGAACGCGAATACTTTGTCAGTAAAAATTTTGACGGACAAAATATAGACGACCCGGCCGCCGAAGTGAGCACCAGCGTAATTCAAAAAACATTGGATGCGTTACAACCGATCAAGGTGGACGACGATACACTATCCGAGAGCATCATGAAACAAGGTAGTTTTGTGCGCCTCGGGCTTCGTGCCGTGATGTCGGTGCCGATCATTTTCAGGAAAAAATTACTCGGTGTGGTCTATCTTGACCGGCGGGAAGAAACCAAAGGTTTTTCGGATAACGACTTGGCTTTTCTGATGGCATTTTCCCGGCAGATTGCTTTTCGGGTTAATGAACTCAAGGAACAACAGCATGTTCATACCGAATACGAACGCCGTGATCGCAATCGCTTACAATCGTTGCGAGAAAAATATAATTTTTCAGAAATCATCGGCAAAAGCGAACGGTTGGTCAAAGTACTTGAATTGGCCGGTAAGGTAGCATCTTCTGAGGTTACTGTTTTGATCCAAGGCGAGAGCGGTACGGGTAAAGAATTGATCGCCCGTGCCATTCATTTTAACAGCGACCGGTACGAACATAAATTCATAGCTATCAATTGTGGTGCGATTCCTTCGGAACTTCTCGAATCGGAATTATTCGGATACGAATCGGGTGCATTTACCGGTGCCGTCAAAACCAAAATTGGAAAATTTGAAGCGGCGCATCGCGGAACCTTGTTTTTGGATGAAGTAGCCGAGTTGTCTATGAACCTTCAGGCCAAAATTTTACGTGTTCTGCAAACCAAAGAACTCGAACGTCTTGGCAGTACGGAAACGCGCAAAATCGACCTGCGCATTATATCGGCCAGCAATAAAAACCTCCAGCAGATGGTGCGGGAAGGTAAATTTCGTGAAGATTTATATTACCGTCTCAAAGTCGTAGAGATCGAATTACCGGCGTTACGAGAACGGAAGGAAGATATTCATCTTCTGGTTAGTTTTTTTGTTCAGAAATACGGCGAACAACGGATTCAGTCGGTCAGCGAAGATGCGATGGATATTTTAGAAAACTACGCATGGCACGGCAATATCCGTGAATTGGAAAATGTCATTCAACGTGCGATCATTCTTTCGTCCGGCGCGCAGATCGAAGTGCAGGATTTACCTCCGGAGATTGTTTCCAAAACGGAAAGCGGATATAAGGTAGACAAAGATTTGTCGCTCGAAGACGCGGAAACGGATTTTCGGCGATGGTTCGTGTTACGCGCACTGCGGAAAAGTAACAACAATAAATCCAAAGCCGCTGAAATGCTTGGCATCAACCGCACCCACTTTTTTCGTATGCTCAATCAACTGGGCATATCCGACTCAGAATAG